One Myxococcota bacterium DNA segment encodes these proteins:
- a CDS encoding ankyrin repeat domain-containing protein: protein MDRIGALNPPPQAESPNAAPRTQWEELDLTVHHSVNPVELVEGLASIRFKDLPLALERLSSQLDHAVVHNLTRSSLEHTHRALTNLHRSLTEDYQQRTQWVQRLRAKKQQASLKTLKDILLRTQQALEVRQTAAESTRSIFINPIELKKHLETTPYSKLDDEIKHITAAFNDSALSHLPHRVVFEIYKVLLDFNQKLGVTHKHTNINASLRELIKHARIAAFSLLAVDEDPNLCLPENDEEYGGLTLAQYAFTQSKFTVLEHLVSRGAYFNPIEPISPPSPFAGWTLLQFLADKSEDDSGQSMLAATAELLIEDVNPNAQLPSTHPSYPELPIVLYLALKHEWETVNYFLHYGADAKVQLAGQSLMQLAMSNAVEIADLDIDIIPRLLDATNEANGVLPDGQNYLSFLAEKSLDDLVRIFLQKGGRPDSTFPIDHETYPGWTLAQYYAWHNEGHMVRLLAESGADLTTQFPESFESYQGLRLIDWAAFEGGVDWVIPLFSEDLMLESDTVLPPKHPYAGLNMAEYAAIRGDLHSIERLYGVGINMDAENPNKAVLMECIKNQKKEVVDYLLETVRLDLTCPPQTQGYEGWPLTLHLLREGHCEWLAQLIKRGADPNIRFPDNDPQYAGRSMAEFALANYNANTHLILKLLIEHRITLNETLIGLALITANAEITKALLDNHYAINIHLSLTITGTTTQLPLIRGVFESDFQKLLLLRSHIENTNQNDFGFSYLLYLALSEAPKARWMTPIFLSKIDLQNMSYPPERLISPISLDLAFRVPPSAAEPVERFDTPLAEVRQQFDAICRAAFPNPDETFPLPDVRFEPFTGAEIIGTISAFLDSVEQRQPVIGTPPQGTPEFESFYNRLENTLRLLRTQLINEAQDTDLKRAALGLLVEGYQFCGTRRLNNSSLALNLLVPNQPQSANTELIKVLHHLRSQLFTSLMPKSIVYDERGNGFHYTDVHVYNGYMQALGVELGIVDSAENYLDHLAPPVQGPWAVSVLFNSYYNSQTIIDKVYQAAQEAHERAHQAYVDSLQRGKSKNLATSTFNISLILDLLAAHAPKTRVSTRLKELEAVRNQITLTPEEAAERDQLTESKLRKKEFSQIRLNQLNQKHARGALTEDQWATYQKLIEEDATEKEEYHNQIFAEDGCPTRLAIWYVLLATGILTYRPIPGISPPPLLSAVDTEPPSAIAD from the coding sequence ATGGATCGTATCGGCGCCCTCAATCCTCCGCCGCAAGCTGAGTCTCCGAATGCTGCCCCCCGCACACAATGGGAAGAGTTGGATCTTACCGTGCATCACTCGGTCAATCCGGTGGAATTAGTTGAAGGCTTAGCGAGTATCCGATTTAAAGACTTGCCCTTAGCGCTGGAGAGACTTTCAAGCCAACTAGATCACGCGGTTGTGCATAACCTAACCCGCTCATCGCTAGAGCATACGCACCGAGCCTTGACCAACCTGCATCGTTCATTGACAGAGGATTATCAACAACGAACCCAATGGGTCCAGCGGCTCAGAGCCAAAAAGCAGCAAGCTTCGCTCAAAACACTAAAAGACATCCTTCTGCGAACTCAGCAAGCTTTAGAGGTAAGGCAAACCGCAGCAGAAAGCACCCGATCCATATTTATCAATCCTATCGAGCTTAAGAAGCACCTGGAAACAACCCCCTACTCGAAGTTGGACGACGAGATAAAACATATCACCGCAGCGTTCAATGATTCGGCTCTAAGCCACCTGCCTCACAGGGTTGTCTTCGAAATTTACAAAGTCTTACTGGATTTCAATCAAAAATTAGGCGTCACACACAAACATACAAATATCAACGCATCTCTTCGCGAGTTAATAAAACACGCCCGGATCGCCGCTTTTTCACTTCTTGCCGTAGATGAAGACCCGAACTTGTGCCTTCCGGAAAATGATGAAGAATATGGCGGCCTAACATTGGCCCAATATGCGTTTACGCAGTCAAAATTTACTGTTCTCGAGCACCTTGTCAGCCGTGGGGCTTATTTTAATCCCATAGAGCCGATATCTCCGCCCTCTCCCTTTGCTGGCTGGACCCTGCTTCAATTTCTTGCAGACAAATCAGAAGATGATTCTGGACAAAGCATGCTGGCTGCCACAGCCGAGCTGCTTATCGAAGACGTCAATCCCAATGCACAGTTGCCCTCTACACATCCTAGTTACCCAGAACTGCCAATCGTGCTTTACCTCGCTCTTAAGCATGAGTGGGAAACCGTGAATTATTTTTTACACTATGGGGCAGACGCGAAAGTACAACTTGCGGGACAGTCGCTCATGCAGCTCGCAATGAGCAATGCGGTCGAAATTGCCGATCTCGACATCGACATTATCCCGAGGTTGCTGGATGCTACCAACGAAGCAAACGGTGTTCTTCCTGACGGACAAAATTATTTATCATTTCTGGCTGAAAAAAGTCTAGATGACCTTGTCCGCATTTTTCTGCAAAAAGGCGGTCGGCCCGATAGCACATTTCCAATCGATCACGAGACTTATCCAGGCTGGACGCTGGCCCAATATTACGCCTGGCATAACGAAGGGCACATGGTCCGTCTATTGGCTGAGAGCGGCGCAGATCTCACTACCCAATTCCCCGAAAGCTTTGAAAGCTATCAAGGCCTTCGTTTAATAGATTGGGCAGCATTTGAAGGAGGCGTCGATTGGGTGATTCCTCTATTTTCTGAAGATTTAATGCTCGAAAGCGACACCGTGCTGCCACCAAAACATCCCTATGCTGGCCTAAACATGGCGGAGTACGCTGCAATCAGAGGCGATTTGCACTCAATAGAACGACTCTACGGCGTTGGCATCAATATGGACGCAGAAAACCCAAATAAAGCCGTCTTAATGGAGTGCATAAAAAATCAGAAAAAAGAGGTAGTAGATTACCTACTAGAGACGGTCAGGCTCGATCTTACTTGTCCCCCTCAAACACAAGGGTACGAGGGCTGGCCTCTTACCCTACATCTGTTAAGAGAAGGACATTGCGAATGGCTCGCCCAATTGATCAAAAGAGGTGCGGATCCAAATATCAGATTTCCGGATAACGACCCTCAATACGCAGGGCGAAGCATGGCAGAATTTGCTTTGGCTAATTACAATGCAAATACGCACCTCATCTTAAAACTACTAATAGAACACCGCATAACACTTAATGAAACACTAATAGGTCTGGCGCTAATTACGGCTAACGCTGAAATCACCAAAGCTCTTTTGGACAACCACTATGCGATTAATATTCATCTATCCCTCACCATTACTGGCACAACAACTCAATTGCCGTTAATCAGGGGAGTGTTTGAAAGCGACTTTCAGAAATTATTACTATTGAGAAGCCACATCGAAAATACGAATCAGAACGATTTCGGTTTTTCGTATCTTTTATACTTAGCCTTAAGTGAAGCCCCAAAAGCGAGATGGATGACACCTATTTTTTTGTCCAAGATTGATTTGCAAAATATGTCTTATCCGCCTGAAAGGCTAATCTCTCCCATCAGCCTCGACCTTGCTTTCCGGGTACCACCCTCTGCCGCAGAACCCGTGGAACGATTTGACACCCCCCTTGCCGAGGTAAGGCAGCAATTTGATGCCATCTGTAGGGCGGCATTTCCAAATCCAGATGAGACTTTTCCACTTCCAGATGTACGTTTCGAGCCATTCACTGGCGCCGAGATAATAGGAACGATCAGCGCCTTTTTGGACAGTGTTGAGCAACGACAACCCGTTATCGGCACGCCGCCGCAGGGCACACCTGAATTCGAAAGTTTCTATAACCGCCTCGAAAACACGTTGCGGCTCTTACGAACACAATTAATCAATGAAGCCCAAGATACTGATCTAAAAAGAGCCGCCCTTGGATTGCTGGTAGAAGGCTATCAATTCTGCGGCACCAGACGTCTCAATAACAGCAGTCTAGCCCTCAATCTTCTCGTACCCAATCAACCACAGTCGGCCAATACAGAACTCATCAAAGTACTACACCATCTACGCTCGCAATTATTCACCAGCTTAATGCCAAAATCCATCGTGTATGACGAGCGGGGCAACGGGTTCCACTATACCGACGTCCACGTGTATAACGGTTACATGCAAGCCCTTGGCGTGGAACTGGGCATCGTCGACTCAGCTGAAAACTACCTCGATCACTTGGCACCTCCCGTTCAAGGCCCCTGGGCTGTATCGGTGCTTTTTAACAGTTATTACAACTCCCAAACGATCATTGATAAAGTTTATCAAGCAGCACAGGAAGCGCATGAGCGAGCGCATCAAGCCTATGTCGATTCGCTTCAAAGAGGAAAATCTAAAAATTTAGCTACGTCCACCTTCAATATTTCGCTCATATTGGATCTTCTAGCGGCGCATGCGCCCAAGACCCGTGTGAGCACACGACTAAAGGAGCTCGAGGCGGTTAGGAATCAAATCACGTTAACGCCTGAGGAGGCAGCTGAAAGAGACCAGCTCACGGAAAGCAAGCTTAGAAAAAAAGAATTTAGCCAAATCAGACTGAATCAGCTAAATCAAAAGCACGCCCGCGGTGCTCTCACCGAAGACCAATGGGCCACATATCAAAAACTTATCGAAGAAGACGCAACAGAGAAAGAAGAATATCACAATCAAATATTTGCCGAAGATGGATGCCCTACCAGGCTAGCAATCTGGTATGTTTTACTGGCCACCGGAATTCTGACCTACCGACCCATACCAGGTATCTCACCGCCACCACTCCTTTCAGCCGTTGACACCGAACCACCCAGTGCTATTGCCGATTAA
- a CDS encoding leucine-rich repeat domain-containing protein, with protein MKLFILLFLCTLSIDAAAQQVLLKRGHEALTLPGRRKLPRLVKPETAPAYEYVPVSLLAEDNTKSKVKNFDLREFDRLEQAINAGEYLSIQERWRHLGLLVQYERLEKQFDPSSLEYSTGRVKTFPQKVPGIRSFGCCISTPAAEVSQDRFENLDAAQGGDDGIPERKWRIAMAVAHGILDLSDVKGGHILIQEFIAKIDEDIREGIEVLQLSGCDLTELPDVSPLSNLKRINLSNNNIATRPVHGLPIRVDVVGADHLRATLAHLENIENIYLAPIGTLPHRVDVGQADIFMLQGDAIDILFKINKLFRLAQSGLPVVVFSDNAPNLLFIVGVFLMDQKKYSAQQATDALVSKVETRDSDRETLLDCLQRWSRKKAAAPPH; from the coding sequence ATGAAGTTGTTTATTTTGCTGTTTTTATGCACATTGTCAATCGATGCTGCTGCACAACAGGTGCTCCTCAAACGAGGCCATGAAGCCTTGACCCTTCCGGGAAGAAGAAAATTGCCAAGGTTAGTGAAGCCTGAAACCGCGCCTGCTTACGAATATGTGCCGGTCAGTCTGTTGGCTGAAGATAATACAAAATCAAAAGTGAAGAATTTCGATTTGCGTGAATTCGATCGTTTGGAACAGGCAATTAACGCTGGCGAGTATTTATCGATTCAGGAGCGATGGCGCCATTTGGGATTGCTGGTCCAGTATGAACGTTTAGAAAAACAGTTTGACCCAAGCTCTTTAGAATATAGCACTGGCCGGGTGAAGACTTTTCCCCAAAAGGTTCCTGGCATCAGATCTTTTGGTTGCTGCATTTCCACACCAGCTGCTGAAGTTAGCCAGGATAGATTTGAAAATCTTGACGCAGCGCAAGGGGGTGATGATGGAATCCCTGAACGTAAATGGCGCATAGCGATGGCTGTAGCACATGGTATTTTGGATTTGAGCGACGTTAAAGGTGGACATATTTTAATCCAAGAATTTATTGCCAAGATTGATGAAGACATTCGTGAAGGGATCGAAGTTCTGCAGCTTTCCGGCTGTGATCTGACCGAATTGCCCGATGTTAGCCCTTTGTCCAACCTTAAAAGAATTAATTTGTCGAATAACAATATAGCAACACGACCCGTGCATGGTCTTCCTATACGAGTGGACGTTGTAGGCGCCGATCATTTAAGGGCGACTTTGGCGCATCTTGAAAATATTGAAAATATCTATTTGGCGCCCATTGGCACGCTGCCGCACCGCGTTGATGTGGGTCAGGCTGATATATTTATGCTCCAGGGGGATGCAATTGATATTCTCTTTAAAATTAATAAGCTGTTCCGCTTGGCTCAATCTGGATTGCCGGTGGTGGTTTTTTCTGACAACGCACCAAATTTGTTGTTCATCGTAGGCGTTTTTTTGATGGATCAAAAAAAATATTCAGCACAGCAAGCGACAGACGCGCTGGTTTCTAAGGTGGAGACCAGAGATAGCGACAGGGAAACGTTGCTGGACTGTCTTCAGCGATGGTCACGCAAGAAAGCCGCGGCCCCGCCCCATTGA